One stretch of Petroclostridium xylanilyticum DNA includes these proteins:
- a CDS encoding beta-galactosidase, protein MIGVSNKGLHLDGKLLPLYSGTIHYWRLERKLWNGILDNVIKMGFEIIETYIPWAVHEIEKEKYDFGEIDKNKDLDAFLSLCEEKGLKILVRPGPHINAEITYFGYPERILYDKEIQALTNYNTPCIYAAFHKQFPIPSYASQKFYAETGEYFDALMPILLKHQYPKGGIIAIQSDNETCYFFKDKAYAVDYNKDSIQLYRDFLKDKYIDIESLNKCYRSKYKSFSEIEPPRSFNGKTKEELPYYFDWIRYKEYQIMYSLKRIARMWKDREINVPVFHNIAFQYYTPVDMINTEAMDEIDIAGIDIYRNKEDYNPLKITAKYLSGSSILPFIPEFGSGAWYDFGKTFTPEDEEFTTLYTFMHGIKAINYYMIVERERWQGSPITRDNRVREGYFNFYKKFNEFLKEYRFNEMDKSRKVLVLRNYDKSRFHSLYSMLDFVLMNIPYKLSKPSVDLSFKYINTDVDHWKRDEWVDEVSKALDEMGFDYDYSDTHLPLQKMKKYEVIFASTYDFMDRDEQEKLIQYVEDGGHLIIGPGVPYIDTNMDSCTVLLDFINFNREELKGSVTLIEHPAESEKYLNKIGLNKEFDVSQKEVELVVYEGNGRKLLFMANPTNNNFYDVTLLFNGDKVLKAVLNASDVFGKGAVSISIAPYKVMVWEVQR, encoded by the coding sequence ATGATAGGAGTTAGTAATAAAGGCTTGCATTTGGATGGGAAATTATTGCCTCTCTATAGTGGTACAATTCATTATTGGAGGCTTGAAAGAAAACTTTGGAACGGTATACTGGATAATGTTATCAAAATGGGTTTTGAAATTATTGAAACCTATATTCCATGGGCTGTTCACGAGATTGAAAAAGAAAAATATGATTTTGGTGAGATAGATAAAAATAAGGATTTAGATGCTTTTTTATCTCTTTGTGAAGAGAAAGGTTTGAAGATTTTAGTCAGGCCTGGTCCGCATATTAACGCTGAAATTACATATTTTGGTTATCCGGAAAGAATATTATATGATAAAGAGATACAAGCGCTTACTAATTATAATACGCCTTGTATCTATGCAGCTTTTCACAAGCAGTTTCCTATTCCCAGCTATGCGAGTCAAAAGTTTTATGCTGAAACAGGAGAATATTTTGATGCTTTGATGCCTATTTTATTAAAGCATCAATATCCTAAAGGAGGGATTATTGCAATACAATCCGACAATGAAACGTGCTATTTTTTCAAAGATAAAGCGTACGCTGTTGACTATAATAAGGATTCTATTCAATTATATAGAGATTTCTTAAAAGATAAATATATTGATATTGAAAGTCTAAATAAATGCTATAGAAGTAAGTATAAATCTTTTAGCGAGATTGAGCCACCTAGATCTTTTAATGGAAAGACAAAAGAAGAACTGCCTTATTACTTTGATTGGATCAGGTACAAAGAATATCAAATTATGTACTCCTTAAAGAGAATAGCAAGGATGTGGAAAGATAGAGAAATCAATGTACCAGTGTTCCACAATATTGCATTCCAATATTATACGCCTGTTGATATGATTAATACAGAGGCCATGGATGAAATTGATATTGCTGGAATCGATATCTATAGAAATAAAGAAGATTATAATCCTCTAAAGATTACTGCAAAATATCTGTCTGGTTCCAGCATATTGCCTTTTATACCTGAGTTTGGTTCTGGGGCATGGTATGATTTTGGAAAGACATTTACCCCTGAGGATGAGGAGTTTACTACACTTTATACTTTTATGCACGGCATTAAAGCGATTAATTACTATATGATCGTTGAAAGAGAACGATGGCAAGGGTCGCCTATTACTAGGGATAATCGAGTAAGAGAAGGATACTTTAATTTTTATAAAAAGTTCAATGAATTTTTGAAAGAATATCGGTTTAATGAAATGGATAAGTCCAGGAAGGTGCTGGTTTTAAGGAATTATGATAAATCACGTTTTCATTCGCTCTATTCTATGTTGGATTTTGTCCTTATGAATATCCCTTATAAGTTATCCAAACCAAGCGTGGATTTAAGTTTCAAATATATTAATACAGATGTAGACCATTGGAAACGGGATGAATGGGTGGATGAAGTGAGCAAAGCCCTTGATGAGATGGGCTTTGATTATGACTATTCGGATACACATTTGCCTCTTCAAAAGATGAAAAAATATGAAGTAATATTTGCTTCTACATATGATTTTATGGATAGAGATGAACAAGAAAAATTGATTCAATATGTTGAAGATGGCGGTCACTTGATTATTGGCCCTGGAGTTCCTTACATAGATACCAATATGGATTCTTGCACAGTCTTATTGGATTTTATTAACTTTAATAGAGAAGAATTAAAAGGAAGCGTTACCTTGATAGAACATCCAGCTGAATCTGAAAAATATTTAAATAAAATTGGATTGAACAAAGAATTTGATGTTTCACAAAAAGAAGTAGAATTGGTAGTGTATGAAGGGAATGGTAGGAAACTACTGTTCATGGCTAATCCTACTAATAATAATTTCTATGATGTGACTCTTTTGTTTAATGGGGATAAAGTGTTAAAAGCGGTCTTAAATGCTTCTGATGTTTTTGGTAAGGGCGCAGTAAGTATATCAATAGCCCCATATAAGGTGATGGTATGGGAGGTGCAGAGATGA
- a CDS encoding zinc-binding dehydrogenase, which yields MKAVVKYDNVDGATELREVPIPEIGPDDVLVKVAYIGICGSDPHMHHNKVTYKVNVPLILGHEFSGTIEKIGENVKGYQIGDRVTAETHADYCGKCILCRTNNYHVCRERKGYGFQTDGAFAKYVRVPSRILHKVPENVSLKEACLTEPLCVAYSSLVKHSNMKPGDLVVIIGPGPIGLLCTKVASLIGASDIIVIGTDGDEGRLEKAKELGATLTISSSKENPVPIIMGMRDGYGADIVVDTAGFSPTLKLSMDVVRPCGQINKIGWGPKPVDFSLDPLISKAVTVNFTFSHNWDIWEQCLVLMNKKAVDLNQLITHELPLDKWQEGFELIESKKGLKVVLTPID from the coding sequence ATGAAAGCAGTAGTAAAGTATGATAACGTTGACGGGGCAACAGAATTAAGAGAGGTACCTATTCCTGAAATAGGGCCGGATGATGTACTGGTAAAAGTAGCATATATCGGGATATGTGGCAGCGACCCACATATGCATCATAATAAGGTAACTTATAAGGTTAATGTCCCGTTAATTCTGGGACATGAATTTTCGGGAACTATAGAAAAGATAGGTGAAAACGTAAAAGGTTATCAGATTGGTGATAGGGTAACGGCAGAAACCCATGCAGACTATTGTGGCAAATGTATCCTGTGCCGTACAAACAATTACCATGTATGTCGGGAACGAAAAGGATACGGATTTCAAACAGATGGTGCCTTTGCAAAATATGTTAGAGTACCAAGCAGGATACTCCACAAGGTACCTGAGAATGTAAGCCTTAAAGAAGCTTGCCTTACGGAGCCACTATGCGTGGCATACAGTTCGTTAGTAAAGCACTCAAATATGAAGCCGGGAGATTTGGTAGTGATTATTGGTCCCGGTCCTATCGGTTTACTCTGTACAAAGGTTGCAAGCTTAATAGGTGCTTCGGATATCATTGTAATAGGAACTGACGGAGACGAAGGAAGACTGGAAAAAGCAAAAGAACTTGGCGCCACTCTAACAATCAGTAGTTCTAAAGAAAATCCTGTCCCGATTATTATGGGGATGAGGGATGGATATGGTGCCGATATCGTTGTAGATACGGCTGGCTTTTCTCCTACTCTTAAACTATCCATGGACGTGGTAAGACCCTGCGGCCAAATCAATAAAATAGGCTGGGGACCAAAGCCGGTTGATTTCTCATTAGACCCATTAATCTCAAAGGCTGTAACAGTAAATTTTACTTTCAGTCACAACTGGGATATATGGGAACAGTGCCTGGTGCTCATGAATAAAAAAGCTGTGGACCTTAACCAACTCATTACCCATGAACTTCCTTTGGACAAATGGCAGGAAGGCTTTGAATTAATTGAATCTAAAAAAGGGCTAAAAGTAGTACTAACACCAATTGATTAA
- a CDS encoding glycoside hydrolase family 5 protein, whose product MDLLQVKGNKIIDSNGKPVQLRGTCVGGWMNMENFINGYPGTETGIRQAVAKVLGKEKGEFLFDRMLDYFFNENDIKFLKDCGANVVRLPLNYRHFEDDQKPFVYKEKGFERLNKVLNWCEKHGIYAILDMHAVQGWHNAHWHSDNSRGISLFWSNVHFQDRFVALWEEFARRYKDRAVVAGYNIMNEPCVNVPDGDYPYTFYENYTPDWDCMNRIYRRVVGAIRTIDPDHIIFIEGDNYSHNFNGLEAPFAKNLVYSSHNYNVAGFGPGAYPGEFKTHRIDRYHENGYWDRNKQVEEYKHHEGTRYAEKYNVPLWIGEFGSQYNGPVEEIPYRLRAMDDQIDVFEEFSAHWTTWTYKDVGVMGWVMLDPESEYMKLIAPIQEKKKILGAENFTYRYATPPAKKMVSDLATLIEETLGDPNINHTTNTICLSQAALTGYAAALLQPVYANLFKDMSEEQIDKIMQSFDIQNCKINEGLVEVLKKHMNKK is encoded by the coding sequence ATGGATTTGCTTCAAGTAAAGGGAAACAAAATTATTGATTCAAATGGAAAGCCTGTCCAATTAAGGGGTACATGTGTAGGCGGCTGGATGAACATGGAGAATTTTATTAATGGATATCCTGGTACGGAAACAGGTATACGTCAAGCTGTTGCTAAAGTACTTGGAAAAGAAAAAGGAGAGTTTCTTTTTGACCGCATGTTGGATTATTTCTTTAATGAAAATGACATTAAGTTTTTAAAAGACTGCGGTGCAAATGTAGTTCGACTCCCGTTAAATTATCGTCATTTTGAAGATGATCAAAAACCTTTTGTATATAAAGAAAAAGGATTTGAACGTCTGAATAAAGTGCTTAATTGGTGTGAAAAACATGGCATTTATGCAATTCTTGATATGCATGCAGTTCAGGGGTGGCATAACGCTCATTGGCATAGTGACAATAGTAGAGGTATTAGTCTCTTCTGGAGTAATGTTCACTTTCAAGATCGTTTCGTGGCACTTTGGGAAGAATTTGCCCGCCGTTACAAAGACAGAGCAGTCGTTGCAGGGTATAATATTATGAATGAACCTTGTGTAAATGTTCCGGATGGTGATTATCCTTATACTTTTTATGAGAATTATACTCCTGACTGGGACTGTATGAATCGCATATATCGCCGTGTTGTAGGTGCTATACGAACAATCGATCCTGATCACATTATTTTTATAGAAGGAGATAACTATTCTCATAATTTTAATGGATTAGAGGCTCCGTTTGCAAAAAATCTGGTGTACAGCAGTCATAACTACAATGTAGCCGGCTTTGGCCCCGGCGCTTATCCAGGTGAATTCAAGACTCATAGAATTGACAGGTACCATGAGAATGGGTATTGGGATAGAAATAAACAGGTAGAAGAATACAAACATCATGAAGGTACTAGATATGCAGAAAAGTATAATGTGCCTTTATGGATAGGAGAATTCGGATCTCAATATAACGGACCTGTTGAGGAAATTCCGTATCGGTTGCGTGCGATGGATGATCAGATTGATGTTTTTGAAGAATTTAGTGCTCACTGGACTACATGGACTTATAAAGATGTTGGAGTAATGGGCTGGGTAATGCTTGACCCTGAATCTGAATACATGAAACTTATCGCTCCAATTCAGGAAAAAAAGAAGATACTTGGCGCTGAAAACTTTACATATAGATATGCCACTCCACCAGCTAAAAAGATGGTTTCTGACCTTGCGACTCTAATAGAGGAGACATTAGGGGACCCGAACATAAACCATACAACTAATACTATATGCCTTAGTCAAGCTGCACTGACGGGGTATGCTGCAGCGTTATTGCAACCTGTATATGCAAATTTATTTAAAGATATGTCAGAAGAACAAATTGATAAGATAATGCAGTCCTTCGACATTCAGAACTGTAAGATTAATGAGGGCTTGGTCGAAGTACTCAAAAAGCACATGAATAAGAAATAA
- a CDS encoding GTP-binding protein gives MIKTNLVVIGGFLGAGKTTSILNMAKYLLSIEKKIGIVTNDQGSQLVDTNFLAKEGLPVLEVTGGCFCCNFDEFTQKVNQLAENEMPDIILAEPVGSCTDLIATIFKPLQLSYTRQFTLSPLSIVVDPKRVKKLMIEKNSSLFSNEINYLFRKQLEEADLIILNKIDTLSQDEISSICAFLKQEFKGVDVLTVSAKENVDIDKWAAMVIKRQSSMKNTLDIDYETYAAAEEYLGWLNSSVLLNTHQFIDMNAFIKNLMENLREKLKQQNIEIAHLKIYGIAEDDWAKASLTSIFDNVDFNRTMKKSINQANLIINARINIEPEKLKPLVEDTLRELCTEINVVISDIKTECFKPGRPQPKYRMK, from the coding sequence GTGATAAAAACAAACCTTGTCGTAATTGGCGGTTTTTTAGGAGCCGGTAAAACTACTTCTATACTAAACATGGCAAAGTACCTTTTAAGCATAGAGAAAAAAATCGGTATTGTGACCAATGACCAAGGCAGCCAGCTGGTTGACACAAATTTTTTGGCCAAGGAGGGGCTGCCTGTCCTTGAAGTTACCGGCGGCTGCTTTTGCTGTAATTTTGACGAATTTACCCAAAAAGTTAACCAGCTTGCTGAAAACGAAATGCCGGATATCATACTTGCAGAACCCGTAGGCAGCTGTACTGACCTTATTGCTACTATTTTTAAACCCTTACAATTGAGCTATACCCGGCAGTTCACCCTTAGCCCCCTATCCATTGTTGTGGACCCCAAAAGGGTAAAAAAATTGATGATAGAAAAAAACTCATCCCTCTTTTCCAATGAGATTAACTACTTATTTCGTAAGCAGTTGGAAGAAGCTGACCTTATCATCCTTAACAAAATTGATACGCTTTCTCAAGATGAGATAAGTTCTATATGCGCTTTCCTAAAACAGGAATTTAAAGGTGTAGATGTTTTGACTGTTTCAGCCAAAGAAAATGTAGATATCGATAAATGGGCAGCGATGGTCATCAAAAGACAGTCATCAATGAAAAACACTTTAGATATAGATTATGAGACCTATGCTGCGGCAGAAGAATATCTAGGATGGCTAAACAGTTCCGTTTTGTTAAATACCCATCAATTTATTGATATGAATGCTTTTATCAAAAACCTGATGGAAAATCTAAGAGAAAAGCTGAAACAACAGAATATTGAAATTGCTCATTTGAAAATTTACGGTATTGCTGAAGATGACTGGGCAAAGGCAAGTTTAACAAGTATTTTTGATAACGTTGATTTTAACAGAACAATGAAAAAAAGTATAAACCAGGCTAATTTAATCATTAATGCCCGCATCAATATAGAACCGGAAAAGCTTAAACCTCTTGTCGAGGATACTCTAAGGGAACTTTGCACTGAAATAAATGTTGTTATCAGTGACATAAAAACCGAGTGTTTCAAACCAGGCAGACCCCAACCTAAATATAGGATGAAATAA
- a CDS encoding thioredoxin family protein, producing MVHQKVNVKVVSLKEPCTACIIIDGLIKEILAKIQKEYNNVEVEIIELEHPKQAHLVKGLEVEKFPAILINDEQVTAGSLPSKQQLISMIQTGGA from the coding sequence ATGGTACATCAAAAAGTAAATGTAAAAGTGGTTTCCCTTAAAGAACCATGTACTGCTTGTATAATCATAGACGGGCTGATTAAAGAAATCCTTGCAAAGATACAAAAAGAATATAATAACGTAGAAGTTGAAATCATTGAGCTGGAACACCCAAAACAAGCTCATTTAGTCAAAGGGCTGGAAGTTGAAAAATTTCCAGCCATCCTTATAAATGACGAACAGGTTACTGCAGGTTCACTCCCTTCAAAGCAGCAGTTAATTTCAATGATTCAAACCGGAGGTGCATAA
- a CDS encoding uroporphyrinogen decarboxylase family protein has translation MNSKQLVLDALYNKGVERAPWVPFVGCHAASLIGVSAEDFFKSSDNIVKGVLKAYELYRPDGLPALFDLQVEAEAMGCELKYAETNPPSVTTHPLEQGKKLEDLKIPGEQDGRFPVVLDATRRICKELGDKIAIYGLITGPFTLALHLMGTDIFYEMIDEPENVHKLMQFCKKVCINTSRMYLDAGVDIIAVVDPMTSQISPDNFAEFVSPYATAIFDYVKSRDKGCSFFVCGNAKNNIEEMCKCKPHNVSIDENIPLEYVKEVCQKYGVSFGGNIKLTVTMLFGTPVDNINDAKNCMAIGGTKGYILSPGCDMPFATPVENVKAITSLVHGEVAEFLEYTNVLEGIEVKLPDYAKEKQVIIDVITLDSESCAPCQYMMEAVRAAAAGFGDKVRYIEHKVKQKEAVVCMLQLGVQNIPTICIDGVIKYVSIIPDVEQLKKSIQEAVDAKNL, from the coding sequence ATGAATTCAAAGCAGTTAGTTTTAGATGCACTTTATAATAAAGGGGTTGAGCGCGCTCCCTGGGTGCCTTTTGTCGGCTGCCACGCCGCGTCTTTAATTGGTGTAAGCGCAGAAGATTTTTTTAAAAGCAGTGACAATATTGTAAAGGGAGTATTAAAAGCCTATGAACTTTACCGTCCGGATGGACTGCCGGCTTTATTTGATTTGCAGGTTGAAGCAGAAGCAATGGGATGCGAATTAAAATATGCTGAAACCAATCCCCCATCTGTTACAACTCACCCCCTGGAACAGGGTAAGAAGTTAGAAGATTTAAAAATTCCTGGTGAACAGGATGGAAGATTTCCAGTTGTACTGGATGCAACACGAAGGATTTGTAAAGAATTAGGCGATAAAATCGCCATATATGGACTTATAACCGGACCTTTCACATTAGCCCTCCACTTAATGGGTACCGATATATTCTATGAAATGATTGATGAACCTGAAAACGTCCATAAATTAATGCAATTCTGTAAAAAGGTGTGTATTAATACATCCAGGATGTATCTGGATGCCGGTGTAGATATTATAGCTGTTGTCGACCCAATGACTTCTCAGATTTCGCCGGATAATTTTGCAGAGTTTGTATCTCCCTACGCTACTGCTATATTTGATTATGTTAAATCTAGGGATAAAGGCTGCTCATTCTTTGTATGCGGTAATGCTAAGAATAATATTGAAGAAATGTGTAAATGCAAACCCCATAATGTATCCATTGATGAAAATATTCCTTTGGAATATGTAAAAGAAGTCTGCCAAAAATACGGCGTTTCTTTTGGGGGTAACATCAAACTTACTGTTACCATGCTTTTCGGTACCCCAGTAGATAATATTAATGATGCCAAAAATTGTATGGCAATCGGTGGTACTAAAGGTTATATTCTTTCTCCAGGATGTGATATGCCTTTTGCAACTCCGGTAGAAAATGTAAAAGCAATAACCAGCCTTGTTCATGGAGAAGTTGCAGAATTCCTTGAATATACCAATGTCCTGGAAGGTATAGAAGTAAAGCTTCCCGACTACGCTAAGGAAAAACAGGTTATTATTGATGTTATCACCCTGGATTCTGAATCCTGTGCCCCCTGCCAGTATATGATGGAAGCTGTGAGGGCTGCTGCTGCAGGTTTTGGAGATAAAGTAAGGTATATAGAACACAAGGTAAAACAAAAAGAAGCAGTTGTTTGTATGTTACAGCTTGGTGTTCAAAATATTCCAACCATCTGTATTGATGGTGTAATTAAATATGTAAGTATTATTCCTGATGTTGAGCAATTGAAAAAGAGCATACAAGAAGCTGTGGATGCCAAGAATCTATAG
- a CDS encoding PocR ligand-binding domain-containing protein — protein sequence MGVNKERDDVGFDLDRAKSCARIYSHSVGVECFIIDTYGNLLYDTNNDQSFCKFCRKVQGVLNRQQSCKNVHLYGSYQAERFGGKYVFFCPMGLVHWASPITSDGMMKGAILGGPALMVDPEEFLMDDIIRKNNIEEEYVEQLRQYVDEVPIIQPDKVNSLAETLFIFATHISDVQPSQYLEEREYLEQQSDISEYIHYIKTMGGSESGLRSYPLEKEKELLSLISLGDKTGSQKILNEIFGHIFFSTGGNFEIIKARVLELVVLLSRAALEGGADVEQIFGLNYKYLNQIHAFKTVEELTFWLSKIMIRFTDCVFNLTDVKHVDVIYKAIDYVKRNYMKKITLEEVASHVYLSVSYFSKIFKDEMKCNFNVYLNNVRIEMSKKLLMDDSVSLVDISNLVGYEDQSYFSKVFKKIVGVSPGKFRESRGQNIKSLQNNS from the coding sequence ATGGGGGTAAATAAAGAACGAGATGATGTTGGATTTGATCTGGACAGGGCAAAAAGCTGCGCTCGTATCTATAGTCATTCAGTTGGTGTTGAATGTTTTATAATTGATACCTATGGAAATTTACTATATGATACGAACAATGACCAAAGCTTTTGTAAGTTTTGTAGGAAGGTACAGGGAGTTCTAAACCGGCAGCAGTCCTGTAAAAATGTCCATTTATATGGGAGTTACCAGGCTGAGAGGTTTGGTGGAAAATATGTATTCTTCTGTCCGATGGGCCTTGTCCATTGGGCTTCCCCTATTACAAGCGATGGCATGATGAAAGGTGCAATTTTAGGTGGTCCTGCTTTGATGGTAGATCCTGAAGAATTTTTAATGGATGATATCATCAGAAAGAATAACATTGAAGAGGAATATGTAGAGCAGTTAAGGCAGTATGTTGATGAGGTCCCGATTATACAACCTGATAAAGTAAACAGTTTGGCCGAGACGCTTTTTATATTTGCCACTCATATTTCTGATGTTCAGCCATCCCAGTACCTTGAAGAAAGGGAATACCTTGAACAGCAGTCAGATATATCAGAGTATATACATTATATTAAAACAATGGGCGGGAGTGAGAGTGGGTTACGAAGTTATCCGCTTGAAAAGGAAAAAGAATTATTATCCCTTATATCACTTGGAGATAAAACGGGCTCACAAAAAATACTGAATGAAATATTTGGTCACATATTTTTTTCTACCGGAGGGAATTTTGAAATTATAAAAGCCAGGGTCCTTGAGCTGGTTGTTCTACTATCCAGGGCTGCCTTGGAAGGTGGTGCTGATGTAGAACAGATATTCGGTCTGAACTATAAATATCTAAATCAGATACATGCCTTTAAGACGGTGGAAGAATTAACTTTTTGGCTGTCCAAAATTATGATACGGTTTACGGATTGCGTATTTAATCTTACTGATGTAAAGCATGTGGATGTAATTTACAAGGCAATAGATTATGTAAAAAGAAACTATATGAAAAAGATCACTTTAGAAGAAGTCGCTTCCCACGTTTATTTAAGCGTTTCATATTTTAGCAAAATATTTAAAGACGAGATGAAATGTAACTTTAATGTATACTTGAATAACGTAAGAATAGAAATGAGTAAGAAATTGTTAATGGATGATTCTGTTTCCCTGGTGGATATATCAAATCTGGTAGGGTATGAAGACCAAAGTTATTTTTCAAAAGTATTTAAGAAAATAGTTGGAGTCAGCCCAGGAAAGTTCAGAGAGTCCAGGGGACAAAATATAAAAAGCCTGCAGAATAATAGTTGA